In Taeniopygia guttata chromosome 23, bTaeGut7.mat, whole genome shotgun sequence, the following are encoded in one genomic region:
- the LDLRAP1 gene encoding low density lipoprotein receptor adapter protein 1 isoform X2 → MDALRSAGRALLRSPSGPRAAWAGGRHHKLPENWTDTRETLLEGMLFSLKYLGMTLVEQPKGEELSAAAVKRIVATAKASGKKLQKVTLKVSPRGIVLRDSRTNELIENISIYRISYCTADKAHDKVFAYIAQSQLNESLECHAFLCTKRKMAQAVTLTVAQAFRVAFEFWQAAKEEKEKRERSILAAEGTSSPGSAAPAQPATPPAMGNLLDFGDPGRSPLGSSTECPGLDNSSFGPSPSVNNNVLWEMDDGLDEAFSRLAQSRTNPQELDTGLSAQDVQSAEPLSPLSPVSPVSPLSPWKGLEPGTADRDDLFMF, encoded by the exons atgGACGCGCTGCGCTCCGCGGGTCGGGCGCTGCTGCGGAGCCCCAGCGGGCCCAGAGCGGCCTGGGCCGGCGGGCGGCACCACA agctgcctgagaACTGGACGGACACGCGGGAGACGCTGCTGGAGGGGATGCTCTTCAGCCTCAAGTACCTGGGCATGACCCTGGTGGAGCAGCCCAAGGGAGAGGAGCTCTCTGCAGCCGCTGTCAAGAGGATCGTGGCCACC GCAAAAGCAAGTGGGAAGAAGCTGCAGAAAGTGACGCTGAAGGTGTCACCCCGAGGGATtgtgctcagggacagcaggacCAACGAGCTCATCGAGAACATCTCCATTTacag GATCTCCTACTGCACGGCAGACAAGGCCCACGACAAAGTGTTTGCCTACATTGCCCAGAGCCAGCTGAACGAGAGCCTGGAGTGCCACGCCTTCCTGTGCACCAAGAGGAAGATG GCCCAGGCTGTCACCCTCACCGTGGCCCAGGCCTTCAGAGTCGCCTTTGAGTTCTGGCAGGCAGCGAAGGAAG agaaggagaagagggaaaggTCCATCCTGGCAGCAGAAGGGACGAGCAGCCCcggctcagcagctcctgcccagcctgccacaC ctccagccatggGGAACTtgctggattttggggaccctGGCAGATcccccctgggcagcagcacggAGTGCCCAGGGCTGGACAACAGCAGCTTTGGGCCCAGCCCCTCAGTCAACAACAACGTGCTCTGG GAAATGGATGATGGTCTGGACGAGGCGTTTTCAAG gcTGGCGCAGTCGAGGACGAACCCGCAGGAGTTGGACACGGGGCTGTCGGCCCAGGACGTGCAGAGCGCAGAgcccctgtcccccctgtcccccgtgtcccccgtgtcccccctgtccccctggaaggggctggagcccggCACGGCCGACAGGGACGATCTCTTCATGTTCTGA
- the LDLRAP1 gene encoding low density lipoprotein receptor adapter protein 1 isoform X1 codes for MDALRSAGRALLRSPSGPRAAWAGGRHHKLPENWTDTRETLLEGMLFSLKYLGMTLVEQPKGEELSAAAVKRIVATAKASGKKLQKVTLKVSPRGIVLRDSRTNELIENISIYRISYCTADKAHDKVFAYIAQSQLNESLECHAFLCTKRKMRCRRWSSRIDFGGAQAVTLTVAQAFRVAFEFWQAAKEEKEKRERSILAAEGTSSPGSAAPAQPATPPAMGNLLDFGDPGRSPLGSSTECPGLDNSSFGPSPSVNNNVLWEMDDGLDEAFSRLAQSRTNPQELDTGLSAQDVQSAEPLSPLSPVSPVSPLSPWKGLEPGTADRDDLFMF; via the exons atgGACGCGCTGCGCTCCGCGGGTCGGGCGCTGCTGCGGAGCCCCAGCGGGCCCAGAGCGGCCTGGGCCGGCGGGCGGCACCACA agctgcctgagaACTGGACGGACACGCGGGAGACGCTGCTGGAGGGGATGCTCTTCAGCCTCAAGTACCTGGGCATGACCCTGGTGGAGCAGCCCAAGGGAGAGGAGCTCTCTGCAGCCGCTGTCAAGAGGATCGTGGCCACC GCAAAAGCAAGTGGGAAGAAGCTGCAGAAAGTGACGCTGAAGGTGTCACCCCGAGGGATtgtgctcagggacagcaggacCAACGAGCTCATCGAGAACATCTCCATTTacag GATCTCCTACTGCACGGCAGACAAGGCCCACGACAAAGTGTTTGCCTACATTGCCCAGAGCCAGCTGAACGAGAGCCTGGAGTGCCACGCCTTCCTGTGCACCAAGAGGAAGATG aggtgcCGCAGATGGAGCTCAAGGATCGATTTTGGAGGT GCCCAGGCTGTCACCCTCACCGTGGCCCAGGCCTTCAGAGTCGCCTTTGAGTTCTGGCAGGCAGCGAAGGAAG agaaggagaagagggaaaggTCCATCCTGGCAGCAGAAGGGACGAGCAGCCCcggctcagcagctcctgcccagcctgccacaC ctccagccatggGGAACTtgctggattttggggaccctGGCAGATcccccctgggcagcagcacggAGTGCCCAGGGCTGGACAACAGCAGCTTTGGGCCCAGCCCCTCAGTCAACAACAACGTGCTCTGG GAAATGGATGATGGTCTGGACGAGGCGTTTTCAAG gcTGGCGCAGTCGAGGACGAACCCGCAGGAGTTGGACACGGGGCTGTCGGCCCAGGACGTGCAGAGCGCAGAgcccctgtcccccctgtcccccgtgtcccccgtgtcccccctgtccccctggaaggggctggagcccggCACGGCCGACAGGGACGATCTCTTCATGTTCTGA
- the LDLRAP1 gene encoding low density lipoprotein receptor adapter protein 1 isoform X3: protein MLFSLKYLGMTLVEQPKGEELSAAAVKRIVATAKASGKKLQKVTLKVSPRGIVLRDSRTNELIENISIYRISYCTADKAHDKVFAYIAQSQLNESLECHAFLCTKRKMRCRRWSSRIDFGGAQAVTLTVAQAFRVAFEFWQAAKEEKEKRERSILAAEGTSSPGSAAPAQPATPPAMGNLLDFGDPGRSPLGSSTECPGLDNSSFGPSPSVNNNVLWEMDDGLDEAFSRLAQSRTNPQELDTGLSAQDVQSAEPLSPLSPVSPVSPLSPWKGLEPGTADRDDLFMF, encoded by the exons ATGCTCTTCAGCCTCAAGTACCTGGGCATGACCCTGGTGGAGCAGCCCAAGGGAGAGGAGCTCTCTGCAGCCGCTGTCAAGAGGATCGTGGCCACC GCAAAAGCAAGTGGGAAGAAGCTGCAGAAAGTGACGCTGAAGGTGTCACCCCGAGGGATtgtgctcagggacagcaggacCAACGAGCTCATCGAGAACATCTCCATTTacag GATCTCCTACTGCACGGCAGACAAGGCCCACGACAAAGTGTTTGCCTACATTGCCCAGAGCCAGCTGAACGAGAGCCTGGAGTGCCACGCCTTCCTGTGCACCAAGAGGAAGATG aggtgcCGCAGATGGAGCTCAAGGATCGATTTTGGAGGT GCCCAGGCTGTCACCCTCACCGTGGCCCAGGCCTTCAGAGTCGCCTTTGAGTTCTGGCAGGCAGCGAAGGAAG agaaggagaagagggaaaggTCCATCCTGGCAGCAGAAGGGACGAGCAGCCCcggctcagcagctcctgcccagcctgccacaC ctccagccatggGGAACTtgctggattttggggaccctGGCAGATcccccctgggcagcagcacggAGTGCCCAGGGCTGGACAACAGCAGCTTTGGGCCCAGCCCCTCAGTCAACAACAACGTGCTCTGG GAAATGGATGATGGTCTGGACGAGGCGTTTTCAAG gcTGGCGCAGTCGAGGACGAACCCGCAGGAGTTGGACACGGGGCTGTCGGCCCAGGACGTGCAGAGCGCAGAgcccctgtcccccctgtcccccgtgtcccccgtgtcccccctgtccccctggaaggggctggagcccggCACGGCCGACAGGGACGATCTCTTCATGTTCTGA